A genome region from Gadus macrocephalus chromosome 15, ASM3116895v1 includes the following:
- the msh6 gene encoding DNA mismatch repair protein Msh6 isoform X2, whose translation MAKQSSLFNFFTKSPPPVSKPKLSPSPTEADVPSSGLKSNSSPKEQAKLATPNKPVKHTKPKPKSHSKTSNGGFGKLFGDKAPAAKESAPCPFNAGSLVWAKLEGHPWWPCMVVPQPLSGLQMRGRGRNQRIHVHFFDEPPTRGWVSAKYVREYLGSDSSDAKSGGTFFSGRPEIRRAMELADKVMFDSPEKRLQMPLSMDPSDEEEEEEEEDMDSTLSDEEASDEEMEEEEKSSKPSRRSSRSTVDKGSKPKRRRIIAASDTDGSDEEFNPKKAAASSGEDDDDDEEEEEVEEAVSSSEEEEEEEVEESEISEVDSPIKPVKRKRPDEKAPKPKPKPAAAAPAITPKRPPVSAADTKSRLSAFSAGDGGEGQANGTADGGGGATTWDHEKLEWLQDGKRKDGRRRRQAAGDYDPTTLYVPDDFLNKCTPGIRRWWQLKADMFDAVLFYKVGKFYELYHMDAVIGVNEVNLTFMKGTWAHSGFPEIGFGRFSDALVQKGYKVARVEQTETPDMMEARCKTMARPTKFDRVVRREVCRIITRGTQTYSVLDGAPSECQSKYLLSLKERAEPESSGSARTYGVSFVDTSVGFFHVGQFQDDRHCSRLRTLVAHFAPAQVLFERGNPSLETRKILKSSLASAMQEALTANTQFWDAQKTLKTLAEEDYFNESVGKDQEAGGSVLPSVLKSMTSESDSLGLTPKEGYELALSALGGCVFYLKKCFVDHELLSMANFEEYVPVDVEMEKATGSASSFFSQTRQRVVLDGVTLANLEILQNGTGGTEGTLLERLDTCSTPFGKRLLKQWLCAPLCNPTSIEARLDALEDLMGARGEASEASELLKKLPDLERLLSKIHSIGTPLKGQDHPDSRAVLYEEVTYSKRKIADFLSALEGFKTMQEIISDFAKVSGEFRSALLRQVVNLKAGSGVEEGLFPDLSGELRRWETAFDHQKARTTGVITPKAGFDPEFDQALGEIKTCERELQDYLDRQKKRLGCKSMTFWGTGRNRYQMEVPESMSARSIPEEYEVKSTKKGWKRYVTKESEALFAEMQGYEEKRDAALKDCMRRLFYNFDKNYRDWQTGVECMAVLDVLLSLMRYSQGGDGPMCRPRLVLPEGAAERSAPFLDLRGSRHPCVTKTFFGDDFIPNDIYINCPGEEEEDEEKEGGAAGHAPCVLVTGPNMGGKSTLMRQCGLVLILAQLGCYVPADSLQFTPVDRVFTRLGASDRIMAGESTFFVELSETASILHHATQHSLVLLDELGRGTATYDGTAIASAVVKELAEKVGCRTLFSTHYHSLVEDYANNPAVRLGHMACMVENECEDPSQETITFLYKFIAGACPKSYGFNAARLANLPEDVIQAGHQKAREFEKSTMSLRIFRKLCKFAEDATLGKAHFVSLVQTISSV comes from the exons ATGGCCAAGCAAAGTTCCCTGTTCAACTTCTTCACCAAGTCTCCACCGCCTGTCTCCAAGCCTAAGCTCAGTCCTTCTCCGACCGAGGCAGACGTCCCGTCCTCCGGCCTGAAGTCGAACTCTTCCCCGAAAGAGCAGGCTAAGCTAGCTACACCGAATAAGCCCGTCAAACATACGAAACCCAAACCAAAGTCTCACTCAAAGACCTCGAATGGAGGATTCGGTAAGCTGTTTGGGGATAAAGCGCCTGCGGCCAAGGAAAG CGCTCCATGCCCGTTCAACGCTGGCTCCCTGGTCTGGGCTAAGCTGGAGGGGCACCCGTGGTGGCCGTGCATGGTCGTCCCCCAGCCCCTAAGTGGACTGCAGATGAGGGGTCGTGGGCGGAACCAACGCATCCATGTCCATTTCTTTGACGAGCCTCCTACAAGGGGCTGGGTCAGCGCCAAGTATGTACGAGAATACCTAG GCTCCGACAGCAGTGATGCTAAAAGCGGTGGCACTTTCTTCAGTGGGAGGCCTGAGATCCGCCGTGCCATGGAGCTAGCGGACAAAGTCATGTTTGACAGTCCAGAGAAAAGGCTGCAGATGCCTCTCTCCATGGACCCATctgacgaggaagaggaggaggaggaggaagacatgGAT TCAACGCTTTCTGATGAAGAGGCGAGTGAcgaagagatggaggaagaggagaagtcCTCCAAGCCCAGTCGCCGTTCCTCCAGATCCACGGTGGACAAGGGCAGTAAACCCAAGCGCCGACGCATCATCGCGGCCTCCGACACCGACGGCTCGGACGAGGAGTTCAACCCCAAAAAAGCTGCGGCCAGCAGCGGggaagacgacgacgacgatgaagaagaagaggaggtggaggaggcggtgagcagttcagaggaagaggaggaggaggaggtcgaggAGAGCGAAATCTCCGAAGTGGACAGCCCGATTAAACCTGTGAAGCGCAAACGTCCCGACGAGAAAGCCCCCAAGCCAAAACCAAAGCCGGCCGCCGCTGCACCAGCGATAACCCCGAAGCGCCCGCCGGTATCCGCCGCAGACACCAAGTCGCGACTGTCCGCCTTCTCTGCGGGAGACGGCGGCGAGGGCCAGGCCAACGGCACggccgacggcggcggcggggcgacCACCTGGGACCACGAGaagctggagtggctgcaggaCGGCAAACGCAAagacggccgccgccgccggcaggCGGCCGGCGACTACGACCCCACCACCCTCTACGTGCCCGACGACTTCCTGAACAAGTGCACGCCCGGGATCCGGCGCTGGTGGCAGCTGAAGGCGGACATGTTCGACGCGGTGCTCTTCTACAAGGTGGGCAAGTTCTACGAGCTGTACCACATGGACGCCGTGATCGGCGTCAACGAGGTGAACCTCACCTTCATGAAGGGCACCTGGGCCCACTCGGGCTTCCCCGAGATCGGGTTCGGCCGCTTCTCGGACGCGCTCGTCCAGAAGGGCTACAAGGTGGCGCGGGTGGAGCAGACGGAGACGCCGGACATGATGGAGGCCCGCTGCAAGACCATGGCGCGCCCCACCAAGTTCGACCGCGTGGTGAGGCGCGAGGTGTGCCGGATCATCACGCGGGGCACCCAGACGTACAGCGTGCTGGACGGGGCGCCGTCCGAGTGCCAGAGCAAGTACCTGCTGAGCCTGAAGGAGCGGGCGGAGCCGGAGAGCTCCGGCTCGGCCCGCACCTACGGCGTGAGCTTCGTGGACACCTCCGTGGGCTTCTTCCACGTGGGGCAGTTCCAGGACGACCGCCACTGCTCCCGGCTGCGCACCCTGGTGGCGCACTTTGCTCCCGCGCAGGTGCTCTTCGAGAGGGGGAACCCGTCGCTGGAGACCCGCAAAATCCTCAAGTCGTCGCTGGCCTCGGCCATGCAGGAGGCGCTCACGGCCAACACTCAGTTCTGGGACGCGCAGAAGACCCTCAAGACCCTGGCGGAAGAGGACTACTTCAACGAGAGCGTCGGGAAGGaccaggaggccggcggcagcGTTTTACCGAGCGTCCTGAAGAGCATGACCTCCGAGAGCGACTCGCTGGGCCTCACGCCCAAGGAGGGCTACGAGCTGGCCCTCTCCGCCCTGGGCGGATGCGTGTTCTACCTGAAGAAGTGCTTCGTCGACCACGAGCTGCTCTCCATGGCCAACTTCGAGGAGTACGTCCCCGTGGACGTCGAGATGGAGAAGGCCAccggctccgcctccagcttcTTCTCCCAGACGCGTCAGCGCGTGGTGCTGGACGGGGTGACCCTGGCCAACCTGGAGATCCTCCAGAACGGCACGGGGGGAACGGAGGGCACCCTGTTGGAGCGCCTGGACACCTGCTCCACGCCGTTCGGGAAGAGGCTCCTCAAGCAGTGGCTCTGCGCGCCGCTCTGCAACCCCACCTCCATCGAGGCCCGGCTGGACGCCCTGGAGGACCTGATGGGAGCCCGGGGCGAAGCCTCGGAGGCCTCGGAGCTGCTGAAGAAGCTGCCCGATCTGGAGCGCCTCCTCAGCAAGATCCACAGCATCGGCACGCCGCTCAAGGGCCAGGACCACCCCGACAGCCGGGCCGTGCTCTACGAGGAGGTCACCTACAGCAAGCGCAAGATAGCCGACTTCCTCTCGGCCCTGGAGGGCTTCAAAACCATGCAGGAGATCATCTCCGACTTCGCCAAGGTCTCCGGGGAGTTTCGTTCGGCGCTGCTCCGCCAGGTGGTGAACCTGAAGGCCGGCAgcggggtggaggagggcctgTTCCCCGACCTCTCCGGGGAGCTCCGGCGGTGGGAGACGGCCTTCGACCACCAGAAGGCCCGGACGACCGGCGTCATCACCCCCAAGGCGGGCTTCGACCCCGAGTTCGACCAGGCGCTCGGCGAGATCAAGACGTGCGAGAGAGAGCTTCAGGACTACCTGGACCGGCAGAAGAAGCGGCTGGGCTGCAAGAGCATGACCTTCTGGGGCACGGGCCGCAACCGCTACCAGATGGAGGTGCCCGAGAGCATGTCTGCGAGGAGCATCCCCGAGGAGTACGAGGTGAAGTCCACCAAGAAGGGCTGGAAACGCTACGTGACCAAGGAGTCGGAGGCCCTGTTCGCCGAGATGCAGGGCTACGAGGAGAAGAGGGACGCCGCGCTCAAGGACTGCATGCGGAGGCTCTTCTACAACTTTGATAAGAACTACAGAGACTGGCAGACGGGCGTGGAGTGCATGGCGGTGCTAG ACGTGCTGCTCAGCCTGATGCGCTACAGCCAGGGGGGCGACGGGCCCATGTGCCGGCCCAGGTTGGTGCTCCCGGAGGGGGCCGCAGAGCGCTCGGCTCCCTTCCTGGACCTGCGGGGCTCGCGCCATCCCTGCGTCACCAAGACCTTCTTCGGAGACGACTTCATCCCCAACGACATCTACATCAACTGCcccggggaggaagaggaggatgaggagaaggagggaggggcggcCGGCCATGCCCCCTGCGTCCTCGTCACGGGGCCCAACATGGGCGGCAAGTCCACCCTCATGAGACAG TGTGGCCTGGTGCTGATCCTGGCTCAGCTAGGCTGCTACGTGCCCGCCGACAGCCTGCAGTTCACCCCCGTGGACCGGGTCTTCACCCGCCTGGGCGCCTCGGACCGCATCATGGCCG GGGAGAGTACGTTCTTCGTGGAGCTGAGTGAGACGGCCAGTATCCTGCACCACGCCACCCAACACTCCCTGGTGCTCCTCGATGAACTGG GCAGGGGCACAGCCACTTATGACGGCACCGCCATCGCCAGTGCCGTGGTGAAGGAGCTGGCGGAGAAGGTCGGCTGCCGCACCCTCTTCTCCACCCACTACCACTCTCTGGTGGAGGACTACGCCAACAACCCAGCGGTGCGGCTGGGCCACATG GCCTGCATGGTGGAGAACGAATGCGAGGATCCCAGCCAGGAGACCATCACCTTCCTCTACAAGTTCATCGCTGGGGCCTGTCCGAAGAGCTACGGCTTCAACGCAGCCCGCCTGGCCAACCTGCCCGAAGACGTGATCCAGGCCGGGCACCAGAAGGCCAGGGAGTTTGAGAAGAGTACCATGAGCCTCAGGATCTTCAG GAAGCTCTGCAAATTTGCTGAAGATGCCACTCTGGGAAAAGCTCACTTTGTTTCGCTGGTTCAAACGATCAGCAGTGTCTGA
- the msh6 gene encoding DNA mismatch repair protein Msh6 isoform X1 — MAKQSSLFNFFTKSPPPVSKPKLSPSPTEADVPSSGLKSNSSPKEQAKLATPNKPVKHTKPKPKSHSKTSNGGFGKLFGDKAPAAKESAPCPFNAGSLVWAKLEGHPWWPCMVVPQPLSGLQMRGRGRNQRIHVHFFDEPPTRGWVSAKYVREYLGSDSSDAKSGGTFFSGRPEIRRAMELADKVMFDSPEKRLQMPLSMDPSDEEEEEEEEDMDLDKSTLSDEEASDEEMEEEEKSSKPSRRSSRSTVDKGSKPKRRRIIAASDTDGSDEEFNPKKAAASSGEDDDDDEEEEEVEEAVSSSEEEEEEEVEESEISEVDSPIKPVKRKRPDEKAPKPKPKPAAAAPAITPKRPPVSAADTKSRLSAFSAGDGGEGQANGTADGGGGATTWDHEKLEWLQDGKRKDGRRRRQAAGDYDPTTLYVPDDFLNKCTPGIRRWWQLKADMFDAVLFYKVGKFYELYHMDAVIGVNEVNLTFMKGTWAHSGFPEIGFGRFSDALVQKGYKVARVEQTETPDMMEARCKTMARPTKFDRVVRREVCRIITRGTQTYSVLDGAPSECQSKYLLSLKERAEPESSGSARTYGVSFVDTSVGFFHVGQFQDDRHCSRLRTLVAHFAPAQVLFERGNPSLETRKILKSSLASAMQEALTANTQFWDAQKTLKTLAEEDYFNESVGKDQEAGGSVLPSVLKSMTSESDSLGLTPKEGYELALSALGGCVFYLKKCFVDHELLSMANFEEYVPVDVEMEKATGSASSFFSQTRQRVVLDGVTLANLEILQNGTGGTEGTLLERLDTCSTPFGKRLLKQWLCAPLCNPTSIEARLDALEDLMGARGEASEASELLKKLPDLERLLSKIHSIGTPLKGQDHPDSRAVLYEEVTYSKRKIADFLSALEGFKTMQEIISDFAKVSGEFRSALLRQVVNLKAGSGVEEGLFPDLSGELRRWETAFDHQKARTTGVITPKAGFDPEFDQALGEIKTCERELQDYLDRQKKRLGCKSMTFWGTGRNRYQMEVPESMSARSIPEEYEVKSTKKGWKRYVTKESEALFAEMQGYEEKRDAALKDCMRRLFYNFDKNYRDWQTGVECMAVLDVLLSLMRYSQGGDGPMCRPRLVLPEGAAERSAPFLDLRGSRHPCVTKTFFGDDFIPNDIYINCPGEEEEDEEKEGGAAGHAPCVLVTGPNMGGKSTLMRQCGLVLILAQLGCYVPADSLQFTPVDRVFTRLGASDRIMAGESTFFVELSETASILHHATQHSLVLLDELGRGTATYDGTAIASAVVKELAEKVGCRTLFSTHYHSLVEDYANNPAVRLGHMACMVENECEDPSQETITFLYKFIAGACPKSYGFNAARLANLPEDVIQAGHQKAREFEKSTMSLRIFRKLCKFAEDATLGKAHFVSLVQTISSV; from the exons ATGGCCAAGCAAAGTTCCCTGTTCAACTTCTTCACCAAGTCTCCACCGCCTGTCTCCAAGCCTAAGCTCAGTCCTTCTCCGACCGAGGCAGACGTCCCGTCCTCCGGCCTGAAGTCGAACTCTTCCCCGAAAGAGCAGGCTAAGCTAGCTACACCGAATAAGCCCGTCAAACATACGAAACCCAAACCAAAGTCTCACTCAAAGACCTCGAATGGAGGATTCGGTAAGCTGTTTGGGGATAAAGCGCCTGCGGCCAAGGAAAG CGCTCCATGCCCGTTCAACGCTGGCTCCCTGGTCTGGGCTAAGCTGGAGGGGCACCCGTGGTGGCCGTGCATGGTCGTCCCCCAGCCCCTAAGTGGACTGCAGATGAGGGGTCGTGGGCGGAACCAACGCATCCATGTCCATTTCTTTGACGAGCCTCCTACAAGGGGCTGGGTCAGCGCCAAGTATGTACGAGAATACCTAG GCTCCGACAGCAGTGATGCTAAAAGCGGTGGCACTTTCTTCAGTGGGAGGCCTGAGATCCGCCGTGCCATGGAGCTAGCGGACAAAGTCATGTTTGACAGTCCAGAGAAAAGGCTGCAGATGCCTCTCTCCATGGACCCATctgacgaggaagaggaggaggaggaggaagacatgGAT CTCGATAAGTCAACGCTTTCTGATGAAGAGGCGAGTGAcgaagagatggaggaagaggagaagtcCTCCAAGCCCAGTCGCCGTTCCTCCAGATCCACGGTGGACAAGGGCAGTAAACCCAAGCGCCGACGCATCATCGCGGCCTCCGACACCGACGGCTCGGACGAGGAGTTCAACCCCAAAAAAGCTGCGGCCAGCAGCGGggaagacgacgacgacgatgaagaagaagaggaggtggaggaggcggtgagcagttcagaggaagaggaggaggaggaggtcgaggAGAGCGAAATCTCCGAAGTGGACAGCCCGATTAAACCTGTGAAGCGCAAACGTCCCGACGAGAAAGCCCCCAAGCCAAAACCAAAGCCGGCCGCCGCTGCACCAGCGATAACCCCGAAGCGCCCGCCGGTATCCGCCGCAGACACCAAGTCGCGACTGTCCGCCTTCTCTGCGGGAGACGGCGGCGAGGGCCAGGCCAACGGCACggccgacggcggcggcggggcgacCACCTGGGACCACGAGaagctggagtggctgcaggaCGGCAAACGCAAagacggccgccgccgccggcaggCGGCCGGCGACTACGACCCCACCACCCTCTACGTGCCCGACGACTTCCTGAACAAGTGCACGCCCGGGATCCGGCGCTGGTGGCAGCTGAAGGCGGACATGTTCGACGCGGTGCTCTTCTACAAGGTGGGCAAGTTCTACGAGCTGTACCACATGGACGCCGTGATCGGCGTCAACGAGGTGAACCTCACCTTCATGAAGGGCACCTGGGCCCACTCGGGCTTCCCCGAGATCGGGTTCGGCCGCTTCTCGGACGCGCTCGTCCAGAAGGGCTACAAGGTGGCGCGGGTGGAGCAGACGGAGACGCCGGACATGATGGAGGCCCGCTGCAAGACCATGGCGCGCCCCACCAAGTTCGACCGCGTGGTGAGGCGCGAGGTGTGCCGGATCATCACGCGGGGCACCCAGACGTACAGCGTGCTGGACGGGGCGCCGTCCGAGTGCCAGAGCAAGTACCTGCTGAGCCTGAAGGAGCGGGCGGAGCCGGAGAGCTCCGGCTCGGCCCGCACCTACGGCGTGAGCTTCGTGGACACCTCCGTGGGCTTCTTCCACGTGGGGCAGTTCCAGGACGACCGCCACTGCTCCCGGCTGCGCACCCTGGTGGCGCACTTTGCTCCCGCGCAGGTGCTCTTCGAGAGGGGGAACCCGTCGCTGGAGACCCGCAAAATCCTCAAGTCGTCGCTGGCCTCGGCCATGCAGGAGGCGCTCACGGCCAACACTCAGTTCTGGGACGCGCAGAAGACCCTCAAGACCCTGGCGGAAGAGGACTACTTCAACGAGAGCGTCGGGAAGGaccaggaggccggcggcagcGTTTTACCGAGCGTCCTGAAGAGCATGACCTCCGAGAGCGACTCGCTGGGCCTCACGCCCAAGGAGGGCTACGAGCTGGCCCTCTCCGCCCTGGGCGGATGCGTGTTCTACCTGAAGAAGTGCTTCGTCGACCACGAGCTGCTCTCCATGGCCAACTTCGAGGAGTACGTCCCCGTGGACGTCGAGATGGAGAAGGCCAccggctccgcctccagcttcTTCTCCCAGACGCGTCAGCGCGTGGTGCTGGACGGGGTGACCCTGGCCAACCTGGAGATCCTCCAGAACGGCACGGGGGGAACGGAGGGCACCCTGTTGGAGCGCCTGGACACCTGCTCCACGCCGTTCGGGAAGAGGCTCCTCAAGCAGTGGCTCTGCGCGCCGCTCTGCAACCCCACCTCCATCGAGGCCCGGCTGGACGCCCTGGAGGACCTGATGGGAGCCCGGGGCGAAGCCTCGGAGGCCTCGGAGCTGCTGAAGAAGCTGCCCGATCTGGAGCGCCTCCTCAGCAAGATCCACAGCATCGGCACGCCGCTCAAGGGCCAGGACCACCCCGACAGCCGGGCCGTGCTCTACGAGGAGGTCACCTACAGCAAGCGCAAGATAGCCGACTTCCTCTCGGCCCTGGAGGGCTTCAAAACCATGCAGGAGATCATCTCCGACTTCGCCAAGGTCTCCGGGGAGTTTCGTTCGGCGCTGCTCCGCCAGGTGGTGAACCTGAAGGCCGGCAgcggggtggaggagggcctgTTCCCCGACCTCTCCGGGGAGCTCCGGCGGTGGGAGACGGCCTTCGACCACCAGAAGGCCCGGACGACCGGCGTCATCACCCCCAAGGCGGGCTTCGACCCCGAGTTCGACCAGGCGCTCGGCGAGATCAAGACGTGCGAGAGAGAGCTTCAGGACTACCTGGACCGGCAGAAGAAGCGGCTGGGCTGCAAGAGCATGACCTTCTGGGGCACGGGCCGCAACCGCTACCAGATGGAGGTGCCCGAGAGCATGTCTGCGAGGAGCATCCCCGAGGAGTACGAGGTGAAGTCCACCAAGAAGGGCTGGAAACGCTACGTGACCAAGGAGTCGGAGGCCCTGTTCGCCGAGATGCAGGGCTACGAGGAGAAGAGGGACGCCGCGCTCAAGGACTGCATGCGGAGGCTCTTCTACAACTTTGATAAGAACTACAGAGACTGGCAGACGGGCGTGGAGTGCATGGCGGTGCTAG ACGTGCTGCTCAGCCTGATGCGCTACAGCCAGGGGGGCGACGGGCCCATGTGCCGGCCCAGGTTGGTGCTCCCGGAGGGGGCCGCAGAGCGCTCGGCTCCCTTCCTGGACCTGCGGGGCTCGCGCCATCCCTGCGTCACCAAGACCTTCTTCGGAGACGACTTCATCCCCAACGACATCTACATCAACTGCcccggggaggaagaggaggatgaggagaaggagggaggggcggcCGGCCATGCCCCCTGCGTCCTCGTCACGGGGCCCAACATGGGCGGCAAGTCCACCCTCATGAGACAG TGTGGCCTGGTGCTGATCCTGGCTCAGCTAGGCTGCTACGTGCCCGCCGACAGCCTGCAGTTCACCCCCGTGGACCGGGTCTTCACCCGCCTGGGCGCCTCGGACCGCATCATGGCCG GGGAGAGTACGTTCTTCGTGGAGCTGAGTGAGACGGCCAGTATCCTGCACCACGCCACCCAACACTCCCTGGTGCTCCTCGATGAACTGG GCAGGGGCACAGCCACTTATGACGGCACCGCCATCGCCAGTGCCGTGGTGAAGGAGCTGGCGGAGAAGGTCGGCTGCCGCACCCTCTTCTCCACCCACTACCACTCTCTGGTGGAGGACTACGCCAACAACCCAGCGGTGCGGCTGGGCCACATG GCCTGCATGGTGGAGAACGAATGCGAGGATCCCAGCCAGGAGACCATCACCTTCCTCTACAAGTTCATCGCTGGGGCCTGTCCGAAGAGCTACGGCTTCAACGCAGCCCGCCTGGCCAACCTGCCCGAAGACGTGATCCAGGCCGGGCACCAGAAGGCCAGGGAGTTTGAGAAGAGTACCATGAGCCTCAGGATCTTCAG GAAGCTCTGCAAATTTGCTGAAGATGCCACTCTGGGAAAAGCTCACTTTGTTTCGCTGGTTCAAACGATCAGCAGTGTCTGA
- the fbxo11a gene encoding F-box only protein 11a: MNSVRASSRRPRRVSRPRPVEPERNNQERDEDVPADMVAEESGPGAQNSPYQLRRKSLLQKRTVCPAKANMEGASTSTTDNFGHRAKRPRVSGKCQDLSAPAEQYLQEKLPDEVVLKIFSYLLEQDLCRAACVCKRFSELANDPIIWKRLYMEVFEYTRPMMHPEAGKFFQINPEEYEQPNPWKESFQQLYKGAHVKPGFAEHFYSNPDRYKGRESMLYYDTIEDALGGVQEGHFDGLIFVHSGVYTDEWIYIESPITMVGAAPGKVADKVVIENTRDSTFVFMEGSEDAYVGYMTIRFNPDDKSAQHHNAHHCLEITVNCSPIIDHCIIRCTCTVGSAVCVSGQGAFPTIKHCNISDCENVGLYITDHAQGMYEDNEISNNALAGIWVKNHGNPIIRRNHIHHGRDVGVFTFDHGMGYFDSCNIHRNRIAGFEVKAYANPTVVCCEIHHGQTGGIYVHEKGRGQFIDNKIYANNFAGVWITSNSDPTIRGNAIFNGNQGGVYIFGDGRGLIESNDIYGNALAGIQIRTNSCPIVRHNKIHDGQHGGIYVHEKGQGVIEENEVYSNTLAGVWVTTGSTPVLRRNRIHSGKQVGVYFYDNGHGVLEDNDIYNHMYSGVQIRTGSNPKIRRNKIWGGQNGGILVYNSGLGFIEDNEIFDNAMAGVWIKTDSNPTLRRNKIHDGRDGGICIFNGGRGLLEENDIFRNAQAGVLISTNSHPILRKNRIFDGFAAGIEITNHATATLEANQIFNNRFGGLFLASGVNVTMKDNKIMNNQDAIEKAVSRGQCLYKISSYTSYPMHDFYRCHTCNTTDRNAICVNCIKKCHQGHDVEFIRHDRFFCDCGAGTLSNPCTLAGEPTHDTDTLYDSAPPIESNTLQHN; this comes from the exons ATGAACTCCGTCAGAGCAAGTAGCAGAAGACCCAGGCGAGTGTCCAGGCCGCGCCCGGTAGAGCCGGAAAGGAATAACCAGGAAAGAG atgagGACGTTCCTGCAGATATGGTCGCAGAAGAATCCGGTCCAGGAGCTCAGAACAGTCCCTACCAACTTAGAAGGAAGTCTCTACTACAGAAGAGAACAGTGTGTCCAGCCAAGGCCAACATGGAG GGTGCTTCCACATCCACCACTGACAACTTTGGGCATCGAGCAAAGCGCCCCAGAGTCTCGGGAAAGTGTCAAGATTTATCAG CGCCAGCAGAGCAGTACCTCCAGGAGAAGCTGCCGGACGAGGTGGTGCTGAAGATCTTCTCCTACCTCCTGGAGCAGGACCTTTGTCGCGCTGCATGCGTGTGCAAGCGCTTCAGCGAGCTGGCAAACGACCCAATCATCTG GAAGAGGCTCTACATGGAGGTTTTTGAATACACACGTCCTATGATGCACCCAGAGGCAGGGAAGTTCTTCCAGATCAACCCAGAGGAGTATGAACAACCCAACCCTTGGAAGGAGAGCTTCCAGCAACTG TACAAGGGAGCGCACGTAAAGCCAGGCTTCGCTGAGCACTTCTACAGTAATCCCGACCGATACAAGGGACGAGAGAGCATGCTC tactacgaCACCATCGAAGACGCCCTGGGCGGCGTGCAGGAGGGCCACTTCGACGGCCTCATCTTCGTCCACTCCGGCGTCTACACGGACGAGTGGATCTACATCGAGTCGCCCATCACAATGGTTGGCGCCG CCCCGGGGAAAGTAGCCGACAAAGTGGTCATTGAGAACACCCGCGATTCGACGTTTGTATTCATGGAGGGATCCGAGGACGCGTACGTCGGATACATGACCATACGG TTCAACCCCGATGATAAGTCGGCCCAGCACCACAACGCACATCACTGCCTGGAGATCACGGTCAACTGCAGCCCCATCATAGACCACTGCATCATTCGCTGCACGTGCACAG TTGGGTCGGCAGTTTGCGTGAGCGGCCAGGGTGCCTTTCCCACCATCAAGCACTGCAACATCAGCGACTGTGAAAACGTGGGCCTCTACATCACTGACCATGCACAG ggcATGTACGAGGACAACGAGATCTCCAACAACGCGCTGGCGGGCATCTGGGTGAAGAACCACGGCAACCCCATCATCCGACGGAACCACATCCACCACGGCAGAGACGTGGGGGTGTTCACCTTCGACCACGGCATG GGCTACTTCGACAGCTGCAACATCCACAGGAACCGCATCGCGGGCTTCGAGGTGAAGGCGTACGCCAACCCCACGGTGGTGTGCTGCGAGATCCACCACGGCCAGACGGGCGGCATCTACGTCCACGAGAAGGGCCGCGGGCAGTTCATCGACAACAAGATCTATGCAAACAACTTCGCCGGCGTGTGGATCACCTCCAACAGCGATCCCACCATAAG GGGCAACGCCATCTTCAACGGGAACCAGGGCGGAGTCTACATCTTCGGCGACGGCCGGGGCCTCATAGAGAGCAACGACATCTACGGCAACGCGCTGGCAGGCATCCAGATCCGCACCAACAGCTGCCCCATCGTCAGGCACAACAAGATCCACGACGGGCAGCACGGGGGCATCTACGTG catGAAAAGGGCCAGGGGGTGATCGAGGAGAACGAGGTGTACAGTAACACGCTGGCAGGGGTCTGGGTGACGACCGGCAGCACGCCAGTACTGAGGAGAAACAGGATACACAGCGGCAAGCAG GTCGGGGTCTACTTCTACGACAACGGTCACGGTGTGCTGGAGGATAACGACATCTACAACCACATGTACTCTGGAGTGCAGATTAG AACTGGCAGTAATCCCAAAATCCGACGGAACAAGATCTGGGGCGGTCAAAACGGAGGCATTTTGGTTTACAACTCTG GCTTGGGCTTCATTGAGGACAACGAGATCTTCGACAACGCCATGGCCGGAGTGTGGATCAAGACGGACAGCAACCCCACGCTGCGCAGGAACAAGATCCACGACGGGAGGGACGGAGGCATCTGTATCTTCAATGGAGGACGAG GGTTGCTAGAAGAAAACGACATCTTCCGAAACGCCCAGGCGGGCGTTCTCATTAGCACCAACAGCCACCCCATACTGCGGAAAAACCGAATATTCGACGGCTTCGCTGCAG GTATCGAGATCACAAACCACGCCACGGCCACTCTCGAGGCGAACCAGATCTTCAACAACCGCTTCGGAGGCCTTTTCCTGGCCTCTGGCGTCAACGTGACAATGAAAG ATAACAAAATAATGAACAATCAGGATGCCATTGAAAAGGCTGTAAGCAGAGGTCAGTGCCTGTACAAGATTTCAAGTTACACCAGCTACCCAATGCACGATTTTTACAG GTGCCACACCTGTAACACCACAGACCGCAACGCCATCTGCGTGAACTGCATCAAAAAGTGTCACCAGGGACACGACGTGGAGTTCATCCGACATGACCG GTTCTTCTGTGACTGCGGCGCCGGGACACTGTCGAACCCGTGCACGCTCGCCGGAGAGCCCACGCACGACACGGACACGCTGTACGACTCTGCCCCCCCGATCGAGTCGAACACCCTGCAGCACAACTGA